Proteins encoded in a region of the Buchnera aphidicola (Thelaxes suberi) genome:
- the der gene encoding ribosome biogenesis GTPase Der: MKIKIILIGRSNVGKSSLFNLMTQTNNAIIDKSKNTTIDYKYKLFISLRDFKVQVIDTPGISQITNNTSQIILDNIKQVLNKSHIILFLVNARNNCTHEDEHIATLIRKQNKPIFLLVNKIDKVNIYDIMSDFLSLGFINTYFISVKNKINTTFFNKKVLIPFIENKINSDYFSLVKKRSCNNITQKIIISIIGRPNVGKSTIINNIISSNNRLMTSNQPGTTRDSIEVSYIEKNNKYIFIDTAGIRKRKNIKDLLEKNSIQRSIKSIYKSDLVILVINAADKVLKQDLFLLNQINIMGKLLIILINKWDLISKSKKKTIKQEINEILHFVTYIPKIFVSGRYDKNIFKNIKKTVYQVHESAKKRITSSILTRLLHNMLKKHKPPIINGKKIKLKFAHPEHDNKNIYLKKIIIYGNKTHLLTCNYIKYLSRQFQTELNLIGIPITLIFKNANNPYIID; the protein is encoded by the coding sequence ATGAAAATTAAAATAATTTTAATTGGAAGGTCGAATGTTGGTAAATCAAGTTTGTTTAACTTGATGACGCAAACTAACAATGCAATTATTGATAAATCAAAAAATACTACTATAGATTATAAGTATAAATTATTTATATCTTTAAGAGATTTCAAAGTTCAAGTAATAGATACTCCAGGTATTAGTCAAATTACTAATAATACAAGTCAAATAATATTAGATAATATTAAACAAGTATTAAATAAATCACATATAATATTATTTTTAGTGAATGCACGAAATAACTGTACACATGAAGATGAACATATTGCTACATTGATTCGAAAACAGAATAAGCCTATTTTTTTATTAGTTAATAAAATTGATAAAGTAAATATTTATGATATTATGAGTGATTTTTTATCTTTAGGTTTTATAAATACTTATTTTATTTCAGTTAAAAATAAAATAAATACAACTTTTTTTAATAAAAAAGTTTTAATACCTTTTATTGAAAATAAAATAAATAGTGATTATTTTTCATTAGTTAAAAAAAGAAGTTGTAATAATATAACACAAAAAATAATTATTTCTATTATTGGTCGACCTAATGTTGGTAAATCAACTATTATTAATAATATTATAAGTAGTAACAATAGATTAATGACATCCAATCAACCTGGTACAACACGTGATAGTATTGAAGTAAGTTATATAGAAAAAAATAATAAATATATTTTTATTGATACAGCTGGAATTAGAAAACGAAAAAATATAAAAGATTTATTAGAAAAAAATTCTATTCAAAGAAGCATTAAAAGTATATATAAGAGTGATTTAGTTATTTTAGTTATTAATGCTGCTGATAAAGTTTTAAAACAAGATTTATTTTTACTGAATCAGATCAATATTATGGGAAAGTTATTGATTATATTAATTAATAAATGGGACTTAATTTCAAAAAGTAAAAAAAAGACAATTAAACAAGAAATTAATGAAATTTTACATTTCGTTACTTATATTCCTAAAATTTTTGTATCTGGTCGATATGATAAAAATATTTTTAAAAATATAAAAAAAACAGTTTATCAAGTACACGAATCTGCAAAAAAAAGAATTACTTCTTCTATTTTAACACGATTATTACATAATATGTTAAAAAAGCATAAACCCCCAATAATCAATGGGAAAAAAATTAAATTAAAATTTGCTCATCCAGAACATGATAATAAGAACATATATTTAAAAAAAATCATTATTTATGGAAATAAAACTCATTTATTAACATGTAATTATATTAAATATTTAAGTCGTCAATTTCAAACAGAATTAAATTTAATAGGTATTCCTATAACGTTAATTTTCAAAAATGCGAATAATCCATATATTATAGATTAA
- the fdx gene encoding ISC system 2Fe-2S type ferredoxin, which yields MPNITFIFKKNNKIEKKIVQATSGSTILNVALKNNIYIEHACEKSCVCTTCHCFITKGFNSISTCSEEEEDALDKAWGLKENSRLSCQAKLGCEDIEVTIPTYSLNYTTK from the coding sequence ATGCCAAACATAACATTTATATTTAAAAAAAATAATAAAATCGAAAAAAAAATTGTTCAAGCTACAAGCGGTAGTACAATCCTTAATGTTGCTTTAAAAAATAATATCTATATTGAACATGCTTGTGAAAAATCGTGTGTATGTACTACATGTCATTGTTTTATTACAAAAGGATTTAATTCAATTTCGACATGTTCAGAAGAAGAAGAAGATGCTTTAGATAAAGCATGGGGATTAAAAGAAAATAGTAGATTATCTTGTCAAGCAAAATTAGGATGTGAAGACATTGAAGTCACCATTCCTACATATTCTTTAAACTATACAACTAAATAA
- the hscB gene encoding Fe-S protein assembly co-chaperone HscB produces the protein MNYFNLFDLPLTFNLKQKDIKNKFYQLQKKYHPDLYMHIEEKKRLHFMQNSILINKAYQILKNPITRAEHLISLHQSNIKKKTNCDQYNKFLSFQFYLYEKLENFKKDNQYKKINVFYKKITKIEIYLSNKLQQYLYAKNWEKAKNNLEKLKYFLKFKITIEKTMSSIHLQ, from the coding sequence ATGAATTATTTTAATTTATTCGATTTACCTTTGACGTTTAATTTAAAACAAAAAGATATAAAAAATAAATTTTATCAACTGCAAAAAAAATATCATCCTGATTTATATATGCATATTGAAGAAAAAAAAAGATTACATTTTATGCAAAATTCTATATTAATTAATAAAGCATATCAAATTTTAAAAAATCCTATAACAAGAGCTGAACATTTAATTAGTTTACATCAATCAAATATAAAAAAAAAAACAAATTGCGATCAATATAACAAATTTTTAAGTTTTCAATTTTATTTATATGAAAAACTAGAAAATTTTAAAAAAGATAATCAGTACAAAAAAATTAATGTTTTTTATAAAAAAATAACAAAAATAGAAATATATTTATCTAATAAATTACAACAATATTTATATGCAAAAAATTGGGAAAAAGCTAAAAATAATTTAGAAAAATTAAAATATTTTTTAAAATTTAAAATTACTATAGAAAAAACCATGTCATCAATACATTTACAATAA